In Miscanthus floridulus cultivar M001 chromosome 5, ASM1932011v1, whole genome shotgun sequence, one genomic interval encodes:
- the LOC136451464 gene encoding protein ANTAGONIST OF LIKE HETEROCHROMATIN PROTEIN 1-like: MSTSYTEAQFGSLFDQPAGDDLTSWFTHLCGEEQPAFQAPVAMADPRKRSAEYGLLEGEASGVKRQRSPTTSSRENSAGSNDGDHEHTSAGGAAGAGRGGGRRLWVKERDHEWWDRMSSPACPEDEFRRGFRMSRATFEAVCEELGAAVAKEDTMLRAAIPVRQRVAVCIWRLATGEPLRLVSKRFGLGISTCHKLVLEVCAAIKAVLMPKAVQWPEAPDAAAGVSASFEAASGIPGVVGAMYTTHIPIVAPKVNVAAYYNRRHTERNQKTSYSITVQGVVDAGGAFTDVCIGWPGSMSDADVLDRSALYAQRGAAGLLQGQWVVGGAGYPLMDWLLVPYTHHNMTWAQHVFNERVDGVRAVARDAFQRLKSRWGCLQKRTEVKLQDLPVVLGACCVLHNICERAGDAVDPDIAFQLFDDDMVADNPVRSTAAVAARDNIAHNLLHRNSSAAGGPGFHFK; this comes from the coding sequence GTAGCTATGGCGGACCCCAGGAAGAGGAGCGCCGAGTACGGGCTCCTGGAAGGCGAGGCGTCCGGGGTCAAGAGGCAGCGCTCCCCGACCACCAGCTCCCGGGAGAACAGCGCCGGCAGCAATGATGGCGACCACGAGCACACGTCCGCCGGTGGCGCCGCCGGCGCGGGCAGGGGCGGCGGCCGCCGGCTCTGGGTCAAGGAGCGCGACCACGAGTGGTGGGACCGGATGAGCAGCCCGGCGTGCCCCGAGGACGAGTTCCGCCGCGGCTTCCGCATGTCCCGGGCCACCTTCGAGGCCGTCTGCGAGGAGCTGGGCGCCGCCGTCGCCAAGGAGGACACCATGCTGCGCGCCGCCATCCCCGTCCGCCAGCGCGTCGCCGTCTGCATCTGGCGCCTCGCCACCGGGGAGCCGCTCCGCCTCGTGTCCAAGCGCTTCGGCCTCGGCATCTCCACCTGCCACAAGCTGGTCCTCGAGGTCTGCGCCGCCATCAAGGCCGTGCTCATGCCCAAGGCCGTGCAGTGGCCCGAGGCGCCCGACGCCGCCGCGGGGGTGTCCGCCAGCTTCGAGGCCGCGTCGGGGATCCCGGGCGTCGTGGGCGCCATGTACACCACCCACATCCCCATCGTCGCGCCCAAGGTCAACGTCGCCGCCTACTACAACCGCCGGCACACCGAGAGGAATCAGAAGACCTCTTATTCCATCACGGTGCAGGGCGTGGTTGACGCGGGTGGAGCCTTCACGGACGTCTGCATCGGCTGGCCGGGCTCCATGTCCGACGCCGACGTGCTCGACCGCTCCGCTCTCTACGCGCAGCGCGGCGCCGCGGGCCTGCTGCAGGGCCAGTGGGTGGTGGGCGGCGCCGGGTACCCGCTCATGGACTGGCTGCTGGTGCCCTACACGCACCACAACATGACGTGGGCGCAGCACGTGTTCAACGAGCGGGTGGACGGCGTGCGCGCCGTCGCCAGGGACGCCTTCCAGCGCCTCAAGTCCCGCTGGGGCTGCCTCCAGAAGCGCACCGAGGTGAAGCTGCAGGACCTCCCCGTCGTGCTCGGCGCCTGCTGCGTCCTCCACAACATCTGCGAGCGCGCCGGCGACGCCGTCGACCCCGACATCGCGTTCCAGCTCTTCGACGACGACATGGTCGCCGACAACCCCGTGCGCTCCACGGCGGCCGTCGCCGCGCGCGACAACATCGCCCACAACCTCCTCCACCGCAACAGCAGCGCCGCAGGCGGCCCTGGATTCCACTTCAAATGA